GGGCTTCCCTGTCGCTGGTGGCCCTCGGCTGGATCGGTCGTGGATTCGGTCAGCGCTGGTGGCCACTGGAGATGCCTGCAGGCCGCTGGTGGGATCTCGCCTGGTTTTTGCTGCTGGTCGTGCTGGCCACACTGATTGCGGGCCTTTTGCCACGCGCCTGGGTGCTGAGCCGTCCCGAGTTTGCAGCCCTGCAACTTGGGCCTGTTCTCGAGGGAGCGATCCGGGTGCTGAGTCCGCTGCTGTCGGTACTCGACAGCCTGGCTTCGCTGTTGCTGCGCGTTGCAGGGCTCACCCAGCGCTGGGATGCCCCTGTTCCGGCTCTCACGGCAGGCGAGCTGGAGACTTTGATCGAGAGTGGCGCTGTGACGGGTCTCAAACCCGACGAACGCAACATCCTTGAAGGTGTGTTTGCATTGCGCGACACCCAGGTTCGTGAGGTGATGGTGCCGCGTTCAGGCATGGTCACCCTTCCTGTTGAGGTCCGTTTCGCAGAGTTGATGGAGGCGGTTCATCGCACGCGTCACGCCCGCTTTCCCGTGATCGGTCAATCGCTCGATGATGTTCGGGGAGTCCTTGATCTAAGGCGTCTTGCCGAGCCCATCGCCCGCGGAGAGCTGCGCGAAGACTCCTGGCTGGAGCCCTACCTGATGCCTGCGCAGACGGTGCCGGAGACCAGCAACCTGGCCGATCTGCTCGCCATCATCCGTTCAGGTAATCCCCTGCTGTTGGTGGTCGATGAACATGGCGGAACGGAGGGTCTCGTCACCGCAGCAGACCTCACTGGAGAAATCGTCGGCGATGAACCTGACGATGAAACAGATGAACCGGACCTGGTGCCGATGGAGGATCAGCCAGGAACATGGCTGGTGGCCGGAGATCTGGAGATTGTCGAGCTGAATCGTCAGCTTCAGCTGGATCTTCCCGAAGCCAGTGACCATCACACCTTGGCTGGGTTCCTGCTGGAACGGCTTCAGCACATCCCTTCACCAGGCGAGGCATTGCGCCACCACAACATCCAGTTCGAGATCGTTGCCATGGCTGGTCCCCGCATCGTGCGGGTGCTTCTGGTTCTCATTGAAGAGCCGGATTCACCGGTCGACTCCATCAATCAAGAACAGGGATTGGTGTGATTCACCCCCGATTGCACTGATCACCGATAATCAGCCGGTTCGCGCAGTCCCACTGATGACCGACGCCATGGTTCCGGTGAAGGTCGGCGTGATCGGGATTGGCAATATGGGCTGGCATCACGCGCGTGTGCTCAGCCTGCTCAAGGACGCGGATTTGGTTGGTGTTGCCGACCCGGACGCGCAGCGGGGAGCACTGGCCACCGAGCAGTTCGGCTGTCGCTGGTTCTCCGATTACCGCACCCTGCTTCAGGAAGTGGAGGCGGTCTGCATTGCAGTGCCGACCCTGCTTCATCACTCCGTAGGCCTGGCTTGCCTGGAGGCTGGTTCACACGTGCTGATCGAGAAGCCGATCGCAGCCAGTCAGGAGGAGGCCGCTGCCCTGATTGATGCCGCCAGCCGAGTGGGCCGCTTGCTTCAGGTGGGTCACATCGAACGCTTCAATCCCGCTTTCCGTGAGCTCACCAAGGTGGTGGCCAATGAAGAGGTGGTGGTGCTCGAAGCCCGGCGTCACAGTCCCCACGCTGATCGAGCCAACGATGTGTCTGTGGTGCTCGATCTGATGATTCACGATCTGGATCTGGTGCTCGAGCTGGCCAGTTCTTCGGTGGTGCAACTGGCGGCAGCAGGTGGTCGCAGCTCGGACGGGCCGATCGATTACGTCAACGCCACGCTCGGATTTGAAAACGGCGTGGTGGCCAGTCTCACGGCCAGCAAGATGAGTCATCGCAAGATCCGGACGCTCAGTGCCCACTGCCGGGCCAGCCTTGTTGAGACCGACTTCCTCAATCACAACCTGCACATTCATCGCAGGGCTCATGAGTGGTACTCCGCGGATCACGGAGAGTTGCTCTATCGCAACGACGGCTTCATCGAGGAGGTGAGCACCACCTCGATCGAGCCCCTGTATGCCGAGCTCGAACACTTCCTGCAGTGTGTACGAGGTCGCGAAACTCCTGCAGTGGACGGGCAGCAAGCTTCGAGGGCCTTGCGTTTGGCTGATCTGATTGAACAGGCCGTGGAGCAGCCTGGTGTGGGTGTTGCGATCGAGACTCCGATCTGATCTGGATCAGCCCCTTCCTGATCAGCGCAGTCCTTCCTGATCGGCGAGCTCCCTTAGGGCTTCAATCTGCCAATGCCGGCATTCGGCTGGAGACGACTGGTAGAACTGAGCCCAGGCAGCTGCTTTGTGCTGGGAATAGTCGCTGCTGTTCTGCTCCGGATGGCGATTTCTCCAGCCCACCCTCACGGCGTGGCCGATGACCACATCAAGGGCGATGTCGTCGTCAAAGCGCATCTCGGGATTGGCCGTTGCAAAGGCCATCAGTGAGAGCAGGCTTTCGGTGCAGAGCTGACGGTATTCAGGAGCTCTAATCCGACTGAGCAGATGCTCCACCTGAATGGCGAAGTTGCGTTCGCCTGGGGTTTTCTCCCGAAGCAGGGCGCTGGTCAGGCGGTTGCGGCGCTCCAGTTTGTCGCCGATCACCAGCCCACGGCAGTGGTGGAGCAGTGACCAGATCCCTGCATAGAACTCTTTGGGCACCTGCTGCAGTGAGCCCAGGCGGATCCGGTGCTGGAGCCAGTCGCTACCACTGGGGCTCTCATCCAGGGGTTCGGGGATGTTCCATTGCACCTTGCCGCTTAGGTGCAACAGTTCCCGACGTTGCAGGGCCGCTCTGGCATGGTCGACGTCGGCCAGCACTGTGCGCAGGCGCAAGCTGATGCGATGAGGCGGTTCATCGCACAGGGCTTCGAAGGCTTCGTCCTGACCGCACCGTTGCTCGGCGGCCAGCTCTGAGGTCAGCAACAGCAGCAGCTGCCCGAGCTGGAAGGTCAGAGATCCTCGGATCATGCTCGGTTCGCGCCTGGCGATCCCGTCCAGGGCCAGCAGTAACTCCTGCTGAAGCATCCGTTCACGACCGTCACTGCCGCAGGTGCGCTCAATCAGTGCTGCGATCGACTGGCTGGAGACAGGACTGGTCAGTCGCGAGTCGCTGCTGTAGTTCCGGCCGATCACAACCTGCTTCTGACGGCTCAGCAGGTCCGTGAGTGCATCCTCCAGTTGAGGATGAATCAGTCCCATGGCGCCGGCGCAGCGCCTGGCCACATTCCAGTCCTCC
Above is a window of Synechococcus sp. BIOS-E4-1 DNA encoding:
- a CDS encoding hemolysin family protein — encoded protein: MRTLLLIALLVLPALFSAAEVALLRLRPSQVQALTEEGRPGAQSVQRLQRHLRIALLMTQFGASLSLVALGWIGRGFGQRWWPLEMPAGRWWDLAWFLLLVVLATLIAGLLPRAWVLSRPEFAALQLGPVLEGAIRVLSPLLSVLDSLASLLLRVAGLTQRWDAPVPALTAGELETLIESGAVTGLKPDERNILEGVFALRDTQVREVMVPRSGMVTLPVEVRFAELMEAVHRTRHARFPVIGQSLDDVRGVLDLRRLAEPIARGELREDSWLEPYLMPAQTVPETSNLADLLAIIRSGNPLLLVVDEHGGTEGLVTAADLTGEIVGDEPDDETDEPDLVPMEDQPGTWLVAGDLEIVELNRQLQLDLPEASDHHTLAGFLLERLQHIPSPGEALRHHNIQFEIVAMAGPRIVRVLLVLIEEPDSPVDSINQEQGLV
- a CDS encoding Gfo/Idh/MocA family protein; the protein is MTDAMVPVKVGVIGIGNMGWHHARVLSLLKDADLVGVADPDAQRGALATEQFGCRWFSDYRTLLQEVEAVCIAVPTLLHHSVGLACLEAGSHVLIEKPIAASQEEAAALIDAASRVGRLLQVGHIERFNPAFRELTKVVANEEVVVLEARRHSPHADRANDVSVVLDLMIHDLDLVLELASSSVVQLAAAGGRSSDGPIDYVNATLGFENGVVASLTASKMSHRKIRTLSAHCRASLVETDFLNHNLHIHRRAHEWYSADHGELLYRNDGFIEEVSTTSIEPLYAELEHFLQCVRGRETPAVDGQQASRALRLADLIEQAVEQPGVGVAIETPI